From the genome of Hyphobacterium sp. CCMP332:
CGGCAGGCACAACGGCAGCGAAATTTGAGGCCACCGCGTTGTTGAGATCAATGTCTCCCAACGCAAAGCCCGTCACTGCATCAGAGAATGTAAAGGTTGCAGTAAATGCACCACTCACGGGCCCTGTCGGCCCCGAAATCGCCAGCGTCGGGGCGCGGTTGTCGATAACGACGCTACGGTCATCCTCGCTACTGGTCGGGGCCAGGGACGCCAATGCGTTTCCGGCTTCATCGGTCACGTCATGGCCCCGTGCCAGGCCGATCGTGACCGTCCCGTTCAGATCCGCGAGATCACCGCCCGAAGCCGTAAAGGCATACAGGGTGGGCTGGGGATTGGTGATCTGCGTGATCGTCGCTGTCGTGCCCGTCAGCTGGATATCCGCCAGATCCAGGTTCGACAGACCCTCGCTCATGAAGATCGCCCAGATCAGCGTGTCGGCATTCGTCGGAGACGTGCCGGGCTGGACATTGTCAACGCTCGTCGCCGTCGGCCCGGTATTGTCGACCGTATAGGTCGGTGCATGGGTGCTGAGCGGAGTCGTGTCGGCAAAGGTGTTGCCGCCAAAGTCGGTAATGTTCTGACCGGGAGCCAGGCTCAGGGTGACATCACCGTTCAAGCCGGCCAGATCCCCGCCGGAGACAGTGATTTCATAGCGCGTTCCGCCCGCGTCAGAAGTCACATCGGTGATCGTGGCGCTGGTGCCGGTCACGGTGAAATCCGCCGCATCCACACCGATTGTGTTCTCATTGGTCTGGAACAGCCAAACCAGGACATCCGCGGACGTCCGGGCATCGGCGGGCGTCAGGCGTTGAAAATTGAACACGCGCGGCGGGGTTTGATCATCATCCACTTCTAGCTGGGCCCCGATGCCGAGATTGCCGGCCGGGTCGCTGAAAGCATTTCCCTCAAGCAGGATCTCCATCTGGGCATTGGGCGTCGGCGTGATCAGAACCGAATAAGTCGTGCCACTGCCACTGAAATTGGACGCGGTAGCATTGGTCAGGCTGAGATCGCCGATCACGAAGTCCTCCACAGTTTCGGAGAACTCGATATCCAGCGTAAACGGGCCGGACACGGTCCGGCGGCCGAATGTCACGATGCCGGCCGTGGTCGAGAGCGTCACTGACGGGCGCGTGGAATCAACCGTGCCGACAAACTGGGCGGCCGCCGTGTTGCCATTGCCGGCAGCATCCTGTGCAACGCCGGCGGGAATATCAAACGTGAACGGATTGCTGCTTGGTGCAGCCGTGAAGGTGTAGGTCGTCCCCGAGCCCGAAAAGCCGTAATAGCCGGAATTCGACCGGACGATATCATTGCCATCAAACCCGGTGACCGGTTCCGAGAAGGTGACCGTGACCTCGAAATCGCCATTGACCAGCGTCCCTGACGCCGATGTGATTTCGACGGTGGGCACGACGTTATCGAGCGTATAGGTCAGCTCTGCTCCGGCCGGGATCGTCCGGTCCATGATATTGCCGTAGTCGTCCGCAAAGTCGGAATCGGCCAGGCCCAGCGTTACATCGCCGTTCAAGCCTGCCAGATCGCCGCCGGAAACGGTGACATCGAAGCCGATGGAGAAACGCGAGACATTGGTCACTGTCCCCGTCGTGCCTAAAGCCGTGAACGCACTGGTCGGCAGATCAAGATAGGGGTCGATCTGCGCAAAGGTCAGCCGCCAGGTCAGGCTGTCCGCATTTGTCAGCGAAGCAGAGGGCGTCAAGCGGGCGACTGAGGCAATCGCCGACGGGGTATTCCGCACGTCATAGGTCTCGTCTGTTGCCGGCTCGCTGTTCGCGACAGTATTGCCTGCAAAGTCGGTTATGTCCTGACCTGCCGCCAGGTTGAGCCCGACAGCTGCATCCAGGCCCGCGAGATCGCCTCCGGACACGGTCACGAGGTATTGGGCCGAAACCGGGTTGGACAGCGGCGCGTCAACGCCGGGAGGGGCATCGCCGGAAATCACGGGCGAAATATCTGTGACGCTGGCCGTGCTGCCGGAAACCTCGAAATCGCTAGAATCCACGTTGTAAGCCGTATCATTAAATGTCGCGAGCCAGACGAGCGAATCGGCATTGGTCTGCTCATCGGCCGGCGTTTGCCGCGCGAACGAGTTGAGCACTGGCGCCGTATTGTCCATCGTATAGCCCTCGGCCGGGGTCTGCGGGCTACCGGCCGTCATAACATTATTGGCCGCATCCCGAATGTTGCCGTCCGTCCGGCCATGGAGCGTGATCGACGTAAAGCTGAGGCTGGCTAGGTTTCCGCCGGACACGGTGACCCGGTAAACCGACGCACTGACCGGTGTGACATCGGTGATCGTCGCCGTTGTGTTCGCGGGTGCGACATCCAGCGTATAGATATCGAAATCCCCGGCATCGACATTGGTGACATCCTCACTGAACGTCACCGTGAAGGTCAGAGAATCCGCGTTGGTCGTCGCCGCAGCCGGGCTGAACCGTTCAATCGAGGCAATACGCGGATTGGCCGCGTCATATGCAATCGAGAACTGGGTCGGCGCGACAACGCCATTGCCGGCGGCATCCGAGAAACCATTCTCGGCCAGATCCAGTGTCAGCGTGCCCTGCGAAGCGAGAGGGCGGGCGCGCATGACATAGTTTGCGCCGCTTCCGGTCACCGAAAGCCGCGATCCATTCGTCAGGGTCCAGGCGCTGGTATTACCGATATTCGTCATCGGCTCGGAGAAGGTGATATCGATATCGAACTCTCCGGTGACCGGAGCGACCGCCGCTGTCGTCAGCGTGACCGTCGGCCGTGTGGTATCAAAGTCCGCCGAAAACAGGTTTGATTCGAGGTTGCCGAAACCATCCGGGTCGGTCATGGACCCCGCTGGAATTTGCAGCGTCATGGTGCCGTCAGCCGTTGGCGTCAGCGTGACTGACCCTGAATTGACAAAGCTGAAATTCGACAGCGTTCCGCCGGTAACGACGAGATCATTTATGTCGAAACCTGTAATACCACCTTCCGAGAAGGACATGGTGACGGTAATCGGCCCGTTGCACGGACAGGGCGCGCCGGGCTTGAAGATGTTGATCGTCGGCACGGTGACGTCGGCATTGATCGAGAATTGGGTGGCGGCCGGATTCTGGTTTTCGGCTTCATCAAACACGCTGTTCTCGGGCAGGTCGAGCGTCACCGCACCGTCTGCCGTCGGGCGCACGACAATGTCGGCACCGGTCGTTACGCCGCCGCCGGTCGTCAGGGTGAAGGACTCGATCGTGCCATTGCCAACGACGATATCCGACTGCGTCAGGGCAAGAATATTGTCCGCAAATCCGGCTTGCGGCGTGAAGGCAAGATTGACGGTGAAAGGCTGTGAAACCGGCGCAACTGCGGCGGATGTGAAGGTGCCAACCGGCAGCGTATTGTTCACGAATATCGAGTCGATATAACCTGTTGGCGACGTATCTGTGAGCGCATTCCCAGAGACATCAGCAATATCCTGACTGCCTGACAATGCAATGGTCACGGTCGTATCAGCAATATCAGCAAGATCACCACCAGAGACTGTCAGGGAATAATCAGAGCTGGAATTAGCCACGACATTCGTCACAGTCGCGGTGGTGCCACCGATCGAGAAGTCCGCCGCGCTGACATTCACAACCGGGCCATCAAACGTGGCTCGGAAGCTGAGACTGTCGAGATTGGTGTAGGTTGACCCGCCGGCAATCGTGTCGAGGCGCGGCGCGGTGTTGTCGATCACATACGTGTTGTCATTCGTGCCGGTCGGCGTGGTATTGACGAGCGTATTTCCGGCGAGATCTGTAAAGGTCTGCCCGGCGGCAAAGCCGAGCGTGACAGTGGCATTCAGATTGGCGAGATCGCCGCCGGATGCGGTGGCATCGACCTGCGTTCCCGACACGGTGGCTTCTGCCAATGTCGCCGTTGATCCGGCAAGGGTGAAATTGGCGACCGCCGCCGCTGGCGGCGTGATCGAAAACACGCTGACGCCGTTATCTTCAAATCCCGCGGCGAACAGATAGGTCGTGCCATCCACCACCGCCGTCGTGACGGAAATGGGAACTTTCAGTTCCAGCGTGGCGTCATCGGTCACATTGGCGACATTGGTCAGCGCGCCATTATCGGCGACCGAAAAGACACTCACCCCGTCATCAAGATATCCCGCGGTGAACAGATAGGTCGTGCCATTCACCACCGCCGTCGTGACGGAATAGGCACCATTCAGTTCCAGCGTGGTGGCGTCATCGGTCACATTGGCGACATTGGTCAGCGCGCCATTATCGGCGACCGAAAACACGCTGACGCCGTGATCGCGATATCCCGCCGCGAACAGATAGGTCGTGCCATTCACCACCGCCGTCGTGACGGAAGAGGCATTATCCAGTTCCAGCGTGGCGTCATCACTCACATTGAAGACATTGGTCAGCGCGCCATTGTCGGCAACGGAAAAGACGCTCACCCCGTCATCAAAAAATCCCGCGGCGAACAGATAGGTCGTGCCATCCACCACCGCCGTCGTGACGGACCAGACACCATCCAGTTCCAGCGTGGCGTCATCACTCACATTGGCGACATTGGTCAGCGCGCCATTATCGGCGACCGAAAAGACACTAACGCCGTTATCAGCATTCCCCGCGGCGAACAGATAGGTCGTGCCATTCACCACCGCCGTTGTGAGGGAAAAGGCACCCGCCAGTTCCAGCGTGGCGTCATCACTCACATTGAAGACATTGGTCAGCGCGCCATTATCGGCGACCGAAAAGACGCTGACGCTTCCAGTCGGCGCCGCGACGAACAGATAGGTCGTGCCATCCACCACCGCCGTCGTGACGGAAGAGGCATCATCCAGTTCCAGCGTGGCGTCATCACTCACATTGGCGACATTGGTCAGCGCGCCATTATCGGCGACCGAAAACACGCTGACGCCGAAATCATAAAATCCTGCCGCGAACAGATAAGTCGTGCCATTCACCACCGCCGTCGTGACGGAAGAGGCACCATCCAGTTGCAGAGTGGCGTCATCGAGCACGTTCGCGACATTGGTCAGCCCGAAGACCGTTGGCGGCACCACCGCCTCGTCAAACGTCACCCTCCAGGTCACGCTGTCTGCATTGGTTGGCGATGTGGCTGGCGTCTGGCGCTCGATCGAGGTGATGCGCGGTGCGGTGAGGTCTTGAGCGATTGCCAATGACGGCATGAAGGCGACAAGCGCCAACATGAGTAACGACGTAAATCCGTTGGTGGGGTTGTGCGCGCCTCCCCTGAAGAGCGAAAGTCCAATCTGACGCAACAAACAAAAACCGAAAGAAATAGACATACTCTTCTCCAAACGAGCCATGACGTTCAGCAACGAAGTTACAAGTCGGCGTCTACCAACTCGCCATGGTCTGCCGCGCAAAACAATCGCCCAAACGGGTGGGTCTGCTCTATAAAGTCCGGAAGTGTGGCGGGAGGGCTCAGGTGAAGAGACGGACGGATACGGCCGAAACAACCGGTTTGAGCTTGGCCAGCAAAGCAGGCTATGGGCTTGGCGATCTCGGCTTTCTGCTCGTCTGGCACGGCAGCGCACTATTTCTTTTGTATTTCTATACCGACGTCCTCGGCCTGCCGCCCGGACTGGCCGGAGCAATCTATCTGATCTCGATGATCTGGGATGCCATCTCGGACCCGATCGTGGCCGCATGGGCCGAGCAACGGGCCGCCCGCACGGGCCGCTATGCGCCCATCATCGCATTTGCGGCCTTGCCGGTCGGGCTGGCCTATGGATTGATGTTCATCGCACCGCCCCTGTCCGGCCTCGCACTCGCGGCATGGGCACTGATCACACACCTAGTATTCCGCACCGCCTATACAATCGCCAGCATGCCCTACAATACACTGCCCGTACGTCTGACAACGGATGGCCATGCGCGCAGCACCCTCTCCGGCTTTCGCGTGTCCGGTGCCGCAACCGGCGCCGTGGTCACGGCGATTCTCACACCCATCATCGTGCAAGCCAATCAGGCGGGCGGTCAGACGGAAGCCTTCGGATATATGATCGCCGCCATTCTGGTCGGGCTGATGGCCGCCGCCCTGCTCTTCGCGTGCAGCCGGATTGTGCAGGAGCCGGAAATGGCGCCGCGGGAGACTGGCAGCCCGGACTATGTTTCGGCCCTGACCGGCCTGTTTCGCGCCGCGAAGGGCAATACACCCCTCCTCCGCCTGCTCGCCATCATGGTCGGCGGCACCATCGCCCAGGGCCTGTTTCTGCAAAACATGCTGTATTTTCTGACCCATGTAATCGGACGGCCCGACCTCATAACCCCCGTTCTGGCGGCCTCGGCATTCGCGGTCATTCTCGCGGCACCTGTATGGGTCATTCTGGCCGCCCGCACCTCCAAACGCGTCAGCCTGATCACCGGTCTCGTCGTCGCCGTGACCGGCTATGCGACCATGGCATTTGCACCGCCGGGTGGTGCAATCGTGCCGCTGGTCGCTGTGACCGTTGCGGGCATTGGCGGCGCCGCGATTCCGGTGATGCTGTGGTCCATGGTCCCCGACGCAATCGAACATGGCGAGCTGGTGACCGGCTTGCGCGTCGAAGCCCGAACATTCGGGCTGGCAACCTTTGCGCAGAAATCAGCAGTCGGAATTACGGCCGTGATCATCGGTTTCATTCTGGCCGGTTTGGGCTATTCCGGAGATATTGTTCCGCCGCAAACCGCGTTGACCGCCATCCGCATCATGGTCTCCTTCGCGCCCGCACTCTTTATGGCCAGTCTGATTGCAATCATCTGGACCTATCCCATCACCCAGGCGCGCCATCAGCAGATTCTGGCTGCGCTTGAACTGAAATAGGCAAACCGCCCACCCTTTCAGGTGATTGCGCCCGGAGCAAAGAGAGGGACAATCCGCCCGTGGAACGCAGACACACAGGAAGGTAAATGGCCGCAAAAGACGCCGCCTCTGACACGAACGATCTCAAAACCCAGATTCAGCACGATCTGGACGAGGTACGTCTGGGACAGGCGCGTTTATTGCTGAAGCGAACGCGCACGTCATGCCTGATTGTCGAAGGCGTCATTCTCTATTTCACCGCCCTGATTGCCTTTTCCGGCCATCCCGTTTTTGCCGGGATCTGGCTGGTGCTGACCAGTCTGATGGTTCTGATTGTCTTTCTTTACGGGCAGGCCTTCAGGAGCGGCATCACAGCAGAAAACCACAAGCGCTATTTGCGTGGCCATACGCTCATCTCTGCTATGACCGGGCTCGTATGGTCCGGCCTCGCCATAGCCTACCTGGATCCGTCTTCAACGCTGAACCTGTTCATTGCCGTTAATATCGTGGTCTCGATCGCCTTGGGCGGCATGCTGCCCAGTGCCGAATACCGGCCCACCTTCGTCAGCCTTTCAACCGGCATGTTTCTGCCCTTCTCCCTGTTTTGGCTCGCAACCGTTGACGGGCCCGCCCGATTGATCGGCGTCGGATTGCTGATCCTCTATGGGTTCGGTCTGCTGGTCAGCGCGCGCTCGGAACTACAGACGATCGAAACGCTGGCAGCCGAACGCAATCGGCGCCTGAATCAGAAACTTCAGGAACAGAACCGCAAGATTGAAAAGGTCAGCGCCGAAAAGTCCCGTTTTCTGGCCGCGACCAGCCACGACATGTCCCAGCCCTTGCAGGCTCAGGGTTTTTTCATTCGCGCGCTGAAAGAAGAAGTCACCACAAAGGAGCAGGCCGACCTTCTGGCGAAAATCGAAGCGGCCTGGCGCAGCCAGAAAGACATGCTGCAAGCCCTTGTGGAAACCGCCCGGCTCAGTAGCGGTGCGATCACGGCCAGGACCAGTGCTTTTGACCTGGCCGATATCCTGTCTGAACTCGAAGCCGCATTCGCCGAACCTGCCCGCCAGAAATCGCTTTCACTGAGCATTGAGAAAACCAGCATTGCCGTCGAGACCGACCGGGTTCTCTTCGGACGTATCTTGCGCAACCTCGTCGCAAATGCGGTTAAATTCACCCCGCACAATGGCCGCATCACGATTGATTGCCATGAAGGCCGGGATGGTGTGCTGATTGAAGTGTCCGATAACGGACCCGGCATAAGCGAGGCCGATCAGGCCCGCATCTTCGATGAATTTGTCCAGCTGGATAATGGGCCCGATCCCCAGGGCCTCGGTCTCGGATTGCCTATTGTTCGGCAACTGGCCGAAAAACTCGACCTGCCGCTGGAGTTCAAGAGCCAGCCGGGATGGGGCACGCGCGTTGGTATCAGGTTGCCTGCGGCCCAACGCGCGCCGGAGCGGAAAGCAACCCCCTTTCCCGAAAAAGCCATCGACGGGTCACCGCTCATTCTTGTGATCGACGATGAAGCCACCGTGCGCGAAAGCCTCGCCATGCTTCTGACCCAGTGGGGATGCCGGGTCATTGCAGCGGCTTCCGGCAATGAGGCCAAGCGAATTCTGTCCTGGGCCAATGAGGCCCCCGGCTTCATTATAGCAGACAAGCGCTTGGCGAACGGCGAAGACGGCATTGATGTCATCGCGGCCCTTCGCGACGAGGTGCTGGACGATATTCCCGCGGCCCTCCTGACTGGCGAAGTCTATGATTTTGCCAGGCTCGCTGATCTGGAAGATGTCACCATCATTCCAAAACCGGCGGAAAGCGAAACGCTGCGTGCGGCGCTCGATCAGGCACTCGAAGGCCGCACAGCGAACTAGATCAATCCCAGCAATACCGCCTTGTGGACACAAGCCGTTCGGGTTCGAACACCAAGGCCTTCGAAAATCGAACGCAAATGCGATTTCACGGTGTTCTCGCTGATATTCAGGGCTTCGGCGATCGCCTTGTTAGTCGCGCCTTCACCCAGCATTTTCAGAACCGCGAGTTGACGCGGAGCAAGATTGGGGGGCTCTGCAGCCGTAGTCCAGACCTCCTCGCCCGCATCGTCGGCGACCGCTTGAGTGGCCTCAATCGATTGAAAGACCTTACCCCCGTCCAGAATACGCGTCACCGCATGCTGCAGGACGCTGATTTCCGAGGATTTTGACACAAACCCGCTCGCGCCGAGGCGCTGCATTTCACTGACCGGCGGAGGGGTCGCGATGCCGGATAACATCAGAACGGGCGGCGCGTCTTTGATCTTCGGGATCGCCGACAACAACGCCAAGCCATTCATCCCTTTCATAACCAGATCCAGAATGATCAGATCAAAACGGGTGTCGCTCGATAACGCTTCGAGAAACACCACCGGATCTTCAAAGGTCGAGACCTCATACCCGTGACCGGATCCGGTCAGCAATGCGCTGAAACCTTCGGTAAACAACCGATGATCATCCACCAGAGCGATGCGAACGGTTGAATTCATTGATTTACCGGCAGTTAGGTTTGGTGGTCGGTCCAATCCATTCGTAGCAAGATAATGCAACACAAGTAAACGGGAAAAAGGTGTTGTGACCCGAGCTCCGTTTGGTCCCGCATTTGAATTGAGAGTCTGTCGTATGTTTGCGCCGTTCCCCAGCGCTAAACCGCATTATGCTCTCAAACAGCAGCCGCCAGCCAACTGAACAACGTCTTGAGAAGCGACACATTGGAACATCCCATCTCCTGTTCCAATTTTCTATTGTCACCGCTGATGCATGTTCAATTGTATCAATAACTTAATTGGAGCGACGCAATGACATCCTCTTCTCTTCCTCTCCGCCACTATCCTTTTTCATGCCGGCGTTGACTGCTGATCATTCAGCCGGACAACCAAATGCAGCATCCGGGATTCCGGGCGCTCATTCCCGAATAGAATGGCTCTTACTGCTGATTTTTAGCGGCAATATTGAAATGATCGCTAAAAATCGCAACCTTAAGAGGTATATTGATCAACTGTATTTCGCCTTGAAGTCTATGGCTTTTGGGGCATCTTTCCGCGCGGAGGCTTTTCATGAAACGTGCTGCAACTCTCATCATTGTACTCGGCGTCTTTCTCGTCATGACGGCCATCGTCCTTTTCCGTTCCATCGGCGGTGAAGAGACGAGTGCAGGCGGTTGGGGGAGCGGTGCGACACCTGTTGCAGCGTATGAAGTGGGATCGCATGAATTCGCGGACATCGTCGAGGCCCTGGGAACGGCGCGGGCGAATGAAACCGTTACGGTGACCGCGCAGGTGGCGGATACGATTTCCATAATGAATTTTGACTCAGGCCAGCGCGTGGCGGAAGGCGACATTCTCGTAGAGCTGACAGAAACAGAAGAAGCTGCGGATCTGGCCGAAGCGCGCGCAACCCAGCGCGAAGCCCGCCGCGAACTGGACCGGGTCGAAGACCTGATCGATCGCGGCATCGCGCCGCGCCAACGCCTCGATGAAGCCAATGCGGCCGTCGAACGTGCCGCCGCCCGCGTAAATTCGATCGAAGCGCGGCTGGCCGACCGGATCGTCCGGGCCCCCTTCGCCGGCATGGTCGGCCTTCGTGAAGTAAGCGTCGGAAGTCTGGTGCGCCCGGGTGATCCCATCATCACGCTGGACGATACATCCATCATCAAACTGGATTTCTCTGTGCCGGAACGCTTTCTGGCCGCACTGGAACCCGGCATTTCAATTGCGGCGCGGACATCGGCCTATCCGGATGAAATTTTTGTCGGGGAAATTGCCCAGATCAGCAGCCGCATCGACCCGGTCACCCGCACGATTACCGTCCGGGCCGAAATCGACAACGCATCGGGTCAT
Proteins encoded in this window:
- a CDS encoding Ig-like domain-containing protein, which gives rise to MLALVAFMPSLAIAQDLTAPRITSIERQTPATSPTNADSVTWRVTFDEAVVPPTVFGLTNVANVLDDATLQLDGASSVTTAVVNGTTYLFAAGFYDFGVSVFSVADNGALTNVANVSDDATLELDDASSVTTAVVDGTTYLFVAAPTGSVSVFSVADNGALTNVFNVSDDATLELAGAFSLTTAVVNGTTYLFAAGNADNGVSVFSVADNGALTNVANVSDDATLELDGVWSVTTAVVDGTTYLFAAGFFDDGVSVFSVADNGALTNVFNVSDDATLELDNASSVTTAVVNGTTYLFAAGYRDHGVSVFSVADNGALTNVANVTDDATTLELNGAYSVTTAVVNGTTYLFTAGYLDDGVSVFSVADNGALTNVANVTDDATLELKVPISVTTAVVDGTTYLFAAGFEDNGVSVFSITPPAAAVANFTLAGSTATLAEATVSGTQVDATASGGDLANLNATVTLGFAAGQTFTDLAGNTLVNTTPTGTNDNTYVIDNTAPRLDTIAGGSTYTNLDSLSFRATFDGPVVNVSAADFSIGGTTATVTNVVANSSSDYSLTVSGGDLADIADTTVTIALSGSQDIADVSGNALTDTSPTGYIDSIFVNNTLPVGTFTSAAVAPVSQPFTVNLAFTPQAGFADNILALTQSDIVVGNGTIESFTLTTGGGVTTGADIVVRPTADGAVTLDLPENSVFDEAENQNPAATQFSINADVTVPTINIFKPGAPCPCNGPITVTMSFSEGGITGFDINDLVVTGGTLSNFSFVNSGSVTLTPTADGTMTLQIPAGSMTDPDGFGNLESNLFSADFDTTRPTVTLTTAAVAPVTGEFDIDITFSEPMTNIGNTSAWTLTNGSRLSVTGSGANYVMRARPLASQGTLTLDLAENGFSDAAGNGVVAPTQFSIAYDAANPRIASIERFSPAAATTNADSLTFTVTFSEDVTNVDAGDFDIYTLDVAPANTTATITDVTPVSASVYRVTVSGGNLASLSFTSITLHGRTDGNIRDAANNVMTAGSPQTPAEGYTMDNTAPVLNSFARQTPADEQTNADSLVWLATFNDTAYNVDSSDFEVSGSTASVTDISPVISGDAPPGVDAPLSNPVSAQYLVTVSGGDLAGLDAAVGLNLAAGQDITDFAGNTVANSEPATDETYDVRNTPSAIASVARLTPSASLTNADSLTWRLTFAQIDPYLDLPTSAFTALGTTGTVTNVSRFSIGFDVTVSGGDLAGLNGDVTLGLADSDFADDYGNIMDRTIPAGAELTYTLDNVVPTVEITSASGTLVNGDFEVTVTFSEPVTGFDGNDIVRSNSGYYGFSGSGTTYTFTAAPSSNPFTFDIPAGVAQDAAGNGNTAAAQFVGTVDSTRPSVTLSTTAGIVTFGRRTVSGPFTLDIEFSETVEDFVIGDLSLTNATASNFSGSGTTYSVLITPTPNAQMEILLEGNAFSDPAGNLGIGAQLEVDDDQTPPRVFNFQRLTPADARTSADVLVWLFQTNENTIGVDAADFTVTGTSATITDVTSDAGGTRYEITVSGGDLAGLNGDVTLSLAPGQNITDFGGNTFADTTPLSTHAPTYTVDNTGPTATSVDNVQPGTSPTNADTLIWAIFMSEGLSNLDLADIQLTGTTATITQITNPQPTLYAFTASGGDLADLNGTVTIGLARGHDVTDEAGNALASLAPTSSEDDRSVVIDNRAPTLAISGPTGPVSGAFTATFTFSDAVTGFALGDIDLNNAVASNFAAVVPAGDGLTSIASARSEYTYTATITPTADGAVTVDVAGSVATDAAGNNNTAATQFSVNNDQTAPTVAITSPTGPVSGAFTATFTFSEDVSDFVVGDIVVGNGAASAFDDSAAPVFTATITPAADGPVTVDVAGAVATDAAGNDNTAATQFSVTNDETAPTVAITGPTGPVSGAFTATFTFDEDVTDFVAGDISVGNGAASAFDDAAAPIYTATITPAADGAVTIDVAGSVATDAAGNDNTAATQFSITNDETAPTVASIVRQTPTVSPTDADSLVWRVTFSETVVNAGVADFSVSGTTGTVSDVTAIDGATYDVTASGGDLANLNGTVTLGFAAGQDIADEAGNTLSDTTPTGTDERAWSVINDADAPTVASITRDTPSTELTNADSLTWVVRFSENVTDIDMGDFVVSGTTGTVTSVSPQAVNLPPSVTGNGYSAPMVVSSSAFTVTASGGDLASYNGVVTLSFAQGQDITDEAGNALTNTTPTGANENSYTLDNTAPTVSLSTTATAPVSGPFTLTATFSEDVTGFDVSDLSVGNGTASNFAATSATIYTATITPGAGSSTTVDVASAAATDPAGNDNTAATQFSITHDPDRTLTVSLPGVGSGTVSSAPAGIDCGTECSQDYTLGTSVTLTAAADTGSTFAGWTAGPCIGTTTATCAVTMNADTSVSARFTLDNPPAGRIVAATLPAARSGYVGGPVISAFLSVVSRTSSPAQSCQVTAPAGAPVTLGYNQLDTNGDPTGPDSPLFDIVPGGALNFVIGMTPTAQTAAGGYNFLPVITCENASLDPIVGVNSVFLTIGAAPAPDILSIAATPSGDGVIRIPAPGRVQFMTAAAVNVGIGDGSGAAGEVTLTTTVDTGAASLPLNLEICQINAASVCITPRSSSITSTMTGSDPLFFAVFVRDTSTGGIPFDPANSRVFLRFADATGTIRSATSAAVTAPAPEAAPEIVSSLPQGRWSVLMRQPEGVWPGLARTSLYVTETGQVLVDDGITPRLTTIEAMAADNDADATQARFMALGHDGLWTNAGAIRLGAPWADTTGEFWGVRDTRSDAATNWTDLAGPFGNSLILSETGEFRGTIDGCAVYGQASGLATQGVTLSLSGCAQSGPYLALIDLPANENDAPVLLIASGTRGWRVER
- a CDS encoding MFS transporter, which produces MKRRTDTAETTGLSLASKAGYGLGDLGFLLVWHGSALFLLYFYTDVLGLPPGLAGAIYLISMIWDAISDPIVAAWAEQRAARTGRYAPIIAFAALPVGLAYGLMFIAPPLSGLALAAWALITHLVFRTAYTIASMPYNTLPVRLTTDGHARSTLSGFRVSGAATGAVVTAILTPIIVQANQAGGQTEAFGYMIAAILVGLMAAALLFACSRIVQEPEMAPRETGSPDYVSALTGLFRAAKGNTPLLRLLAIMVGGTIAQGLFLQNMLYFLTHVIGRPDLITPVLAASAFAVILAAPVWVILAARTSKRVSLITGLVVAVTGYATMAFAPPGGAIVPLVAVTVAGIGGAAIPVMLWSMVPDAIEHGELVTGLRVEARTFGLATFAQKSAVGITAVIIGFILAGLGYSGDIVPPQTALTAIRIMVSFAPALFMASLIAIIWTYPITQARHQQILAALELK
- a CDS encoding hybrid sensor histidine kinase/response regulator, encoding MAAKDAASDTNDLKTQIQHDLDEVRLGQARLLLKRTRTSCLIVEGVILYFTALIAFSGHPVFAGIWLVLTSLMVLIVFLYGQAFRSGITAENHKRYLRGHTLISAMTGLVWSGLAIAYLDPSSTLNLFIAVNIVVSIALGGMLPSAEYRPTFVSLSTGMFLPFSLFWLATVDGPARLIGVGLLILYGFGLLVSARSELQTIETLAAERNRRLNQKLQEQNRKIEKVSAEKSRFLAATSHDMSQPLQAQGFFIRALKEEVTTKEQADLLAKIEAAWRSQKDMLQALVETARLSSGAITARTSAFDLADILSELEAAFAEPARQKSLSLSIEKTSIAVETDRVLFGRILRNLVANAVKFTPHNGRITIDCHEGRDGVLIEVSDNGPGISEADQARIFDEFVQLDNGPDPQGLGLGLPIVRQLAEKLDLPLEFKSQPGWGTRVGIRLPAAQRAPERKATPFPEKAIDGSPLILVIDDEATVRESLAMLLTQWGCRVIAAASGNEAKRILSWANEAPGFIIADKRLANGEDGIDVIAALRDEVLDDIPAALLTGEVYDFARLADLEDVTIIPKPAESETLRAALDQALEGRTAN
- a CDS encoding response regulator transcription factor, with protein sequence MNSTVRIALVDDHRLFTEGFSALLTGSGHGYEVSTFEDPVVFLEALSSDTRFDLIILDLVMKGMNGLALLSAIPKIKDAPPVLMLSGIATPPPVSEMQRLGASGFVSKSSEISVLQHAVTRILDGGKVFQSIEATQAVADDAGEEVWTTAAEPPNLAPRQLAVLKMLGEGATNKAIAEALNISENTVKSHLRSIFEGLGVRTRTACVHKAVLLGLI
- a CDS encoding efflux RND transporter periplasmic adaptor subunit, coding for MKRAATLIIVLGVFLVMTAIVLFRSIGGEETSAGGWGSGATPVAAYEVGSHEFADIVEALGTARANETVTVTAQVADTISIMNFDSGQRVAEGDILVELTETEEAADLAEARATQREARRELDRVEDLIDRGIAPRQRLDEANAAVERAAARVNSIEARLADRIVRAPFAGMVGLREVSVGSLVRPGDPIITLDDTSIIKLDFSVPERFLAALEPGISIAARTSAYPDEIFVGEIAQISSRIDPVTRTITVRAEIDNASGHLRPGQLMTVEIRRDIRNTPAVPGSAITRYLDESFVFVIGERDGGSFVQRRTVELGQRDGNLVEITDGLASGDLIVAEGVHRIRSQMPVTVTETRSAAVERAAMLTPPASNLTSQP